Below is a genomic region from Cellulomonas sp. P24.
GCGGTGATGAACCGGGCGGTGACGTCGGGGATCGCCGGGTAGGTGGCCAGCCGGGATTCCCCGGCGTTGTGGGCGATGATCAGCGCGTCCAGGACCGGAAGCCGGGAGGACGCCCAGTCGGGGTGGGTGGTACGGATCGCCCTGACGGTGTTCAGCCGGTTGCACAGGTACTGTCCGGCGACGTGGGCGTGGATGTCGGGGTCTTTGACGTCCCAGATGCCGTTGTTGTTCAGGTCCGCCGACCACGGGTGAGCGTAGGTGGCGGCCCAGATGCTGGCGTTGAGCTGGAACAGCCCCCAGGTGCCACCGTTGGTGTCGTTGGCATATGCGTCGGGGCGGAATCCGGACTCTTGGGCCATGACGGCGGCGATCCACGTCTCGGGCAGGTCCGGGCACGCGGCCTTCGTCTCGCCCACCCACACCCGTGCGGCCGCGGGCACCGGTGCGGCCTGGGACAGGGCCCCGCCTGCGGAGGACTCGATGCAGGCCACCGCGGGGCCGCCCACGTTCAGGGCCGCCAGGACCGCGATGACCGGCACCGCCAGGAACCCGAGCCCGCTCGCGGCCAGGAGTGCCTTCATCATCGAAGCCCACCGCCGGTCGCCATATCGCTTGGCGCGGCACCCCTGGCGGCGGCTGCGGTGGCCGCCTCGACGGCCGCCTGCCCGGCGATCAGGGCTTGGGCGTCGGGTCGGTCGGGCCAGGGGCGCAGGTCGATGACCACGGGTCGGGTCTGGCGCAGCAGCAGGACCGCGGTACCGAACGGAAGGGTCCGCAGCACCGAGGGCGGCATGACCGGGACCATGCGTATCGAGGTGGACGTGGACTTCTCGCCGCCGCGCCCGCGGTTGCGGGTTTCGGTGAGCTCGTCGATCTCCCCGAGCAGTCGGGCGACGTCGTCCAGGTCCCGGTACTTCGCCAGACCACCCAGGATGATCTTGACGGTGGCGGCGTCCCAGATGGCGTCGGCGGCGTGCTCTCCCCACCGGTTGCGGGCCTGTGCCAGAGACTGCAGCACCGCCAGGGTGGTGATCCCGGTGCCCCCTCCTTCGGCCATCAGCTGCGGCAGGGACGGTAGCGGGGTGAGGTTGGCGATCTCGTCGAGCGCCAGCAGCAACGGCGGGTCCAACCGGGCGCCGGGGGAGCGGGCGGCCAGGGCCCGGGCGGTCTCGGTGATGTCCTCGACGAACGCGGCCACCAGCGGGGCACACGACCCGGACGTGACGGCCGCGGCGAGCAGGTACAGGGTCCCGGACTCACGCAAGAACCGTGCCGGGTCGAACGTGTCGCGCGGTCCGGGGTCCACGGAGTCCAGGACGTCGGGGTCGGCAAGGGCCGCCAGGGACTGGCGGACCCCTAGCCACACGGAGTCCCGGGTCCGCGGGTCGGCGTGGACCGCAGCCTCCAACGCATCCGCCCACCCCGACGCGGCACGCGAGTCCCGGTTCAGGATGGTCACGGCGTCTTCGGCGAGCACCGGGTTCAACGACCACCGGTACAGGTCCACCGCACCTCGCCCGTCCAGGGCGGCGGCGTGCAGCAGGCACCGCAGGGCAGTCTCGGTCTGCCCGGCCCAGAAGTCCGAGTCCGACACGGTCCGCCCGAACCCGACCCCCGCGGCCAGGCCCCTGGCCCGGACCAGGGCGGTGCGCGGGGTCTCACACCCGCGCACCGGGGACCAGCGCAACCCGCCGGGCAGCCCGGCCAGTCGTTGGGGGTCGAAGATCGCCACCGGGCCGTGAACCTGCCGGGCGGCCATGGTCACCGCGAGGGTGTCGGGGCGCGTGGAGGTGGCCACGACGGGGCCGGGGGCGTCCAGGACCCAGGGGATCACCACGTGCAGGCCCTTGCCCATCCGGGGCGGGCCAACCAGCAGGACGGAGTCCTCCACCGAGCACCACAACTCGCGGCCACCGGCACGCCCGAGCAAGAACCCAACATCACCCGCCGCAGCGCCACCACCAGCGGAGGGCCGCACGACGTCGGCGCGGTGTAGCAGTGCCTTGCGTCCGGCGGCTTTCTGCGCCTCCGCCGGGGACGCCAGGCCCGGCAGGGACCGCAGCCGGCTGCTCGTGGATGTCCCATCCCCGGTGAGCGTGGACTTCAGGTGAAGCGCGAGGACGACGACACCGACCACCGCGGCGATCACCACCACCGTCGCGGCCCAGTAGGCGACGGGTCCCGGGAGCTGGCTGGGTACGGGCCACGCCGCCGCGGGGTCGGAGACCGCGCCGAGTGCCCGCAGTGCGGCCAGCGGCCCGCCGTCGGGCACACCCCGGCCGGTGACCAGGCACGCGAGTGCGGCACCGCACCACAGCACGATCCCGAACCCGATCACGGCGCCGCCGGCGATCAGTGCCCAATCGGTCAGATCGGGTGCTGGCGAGGATCCCGGGCCGGGGCCCTGGCGGGAGGGTCGCCGTGGTGCGGGGCTCATTCGGCCACCGGCCCGTCGCGCCGGCCGCCCTGCGGGGTGGAGGGGTCGATGGCGGGGTTGCGCATGATTGACAGGTTCGAGCGGGGTGGTTGGCCGATCTGGTCGGGCAGTGCGGTGGCAGTTTGGGACATCGACTGGATGAGGGCTGTGGCGGTGTCGAGCAACTCGAGGACGTGGGTGGCCGGGTTCGCTGCTCCGGTTCGCAGCACCTGGGCGCCGTTGTGGGCGAGCAGGCGTAGGTGGTCGGCTGCGACGACCTGTCGCAGGTGCCCGGGGACGGAGCAGACCTCCGCTTCGATCGCTGTGCGCATGGCGTCCAGGGAGGGTGCGGTGTGGGTCCGGGCGGCGACCAGCAGTACCGAGGTGGCCAGCGAGACGTCGTCGATGGCGCCCCCGCGGCCTGCGATCTCGCCCAGGGCGGTGTAGACGGTGGCCCAGGCCCGGTTGGTCAGCTGGCCGGGTCTGAGCCACCCCAGGGTGGGGGCGATGGCGGTGGGGTGGGAGGCCAGGCACGCGACCAGGCGGGCCTCGTTGGCTCGGGCGCCCTCGGTGTCAGGCGCGGGTGCGTGGGCCAGGGACTTGTCTGCGGCGCGGCGTAGTTCCAGGTCGCAGGCGCCGGCCTTGAGCTGGGTGGGCAGGTGGTCGGTCAGGTGAGCGTTGGGGTGACCGTTGGCGTCGGCCCACCGCTCGCCGGCGATCAGGAACCCTGCACCGGCGATGCGCAGAAGTGCCCGAAGGGGGCGGGCCTCCAGGTGGGTGGCGGCGCCCACTGCGGCGGCTTCGATCAGGACGCCTTGTCCGGCGATCTCGCGGCGGATGCCGAACTCGGCGACGGTGCGTGCGTGGGGTCGGGGGTCGGG
It encodes:
- a CDS encoding DnaB-like helicase N-terminal domain-containing protein, encoding MIRTDDVAHLAEQATLGGLLLEPAHFPDVNAWVRGPDFADPWHRQVWVTLREAHTHGVVLGPIELADHMLRRYEPRLADIPRIHDLLQAVPKDPDPRPHARTVAEFGIRREIAGQGVLIEAAAVGAATHLEARPLRALLRIAGAGFLIAGERWADANGHPNAHLTDHLPTQLKAGACDLELRRAADKSLAHAPAPDTEGARANEARLVACLASHPTAIAPTLGWLRPGQLTNRAWATVYTALGEIAGRGGAIDDVSLATSVLLVAARTHTAPSLDAMRTAIEAEVCSVPGHLRQVVAADHLRLLAHNGAQVLRTGAANPATHVLELLDTATALIQSMSQTATALPDQIGQPPRSNLSIMRNPAIDPSTPQGGRRDGPVAE
- a CDS encoding type IV secretory system conjugative DNA transfer family protein, which produces MSPAPRRPSRQGPGPGSSPAPDLTDWALIAGGAVIGFGIVLWCGAALACLVTGRGVPDGGPLAALRALGAVSDPAAAWPVPSQLPGPVAYWAATVVVIAAVVGVVVLALHLKSTLTGDGTSTSSRLRSLPGLASPAEAQKAAGRKALLHRADVVRPSAGGGAAAGDVGFLLGRAGGRELWCSVEDSVLLVGPPRMGKGLHVVIPWVLDAPGPVVATSTRPDTLAVTMAARQVHGPVAIFDPQRLAGLPGGLRWSPVRGCETPRTALVRARGLAAGVGFGRTVSDSDFWAGQTETALRCLLHAAALDGRGAVDLYRWSLNPVLAEDAVTILNRDSRAASGWADALEAAVHADPRTRDSVWLGVRQSLAALADPDVLDSVDPGPRDTFDPARFLRESGTLYLLAAAVTSGSCAPLVAAFVEDITETARALAARSPGARLDPPLLLALDEIANLTPLPSLPQLMAEGGGTGITTLAVLQSLAQARNRWGEHAADAIWDAATVKIILGGLAKYRDLDDVARLLGEIDELTETRNRGRGGEKSTSTSIRMVPVMPPSVLRTLPFGTAVLLLRQTRPVVIDLRPWPDRPDAQALIAGQAAVEAATAAAARGAAPSDMATGGGLR